From a single Streptomyces liliifuscus genomic region:
- a CDS encoding endonuclease/exonuclease/phosphatase family protein, translating into MTTRRTRRRGGARAIVLALLCVLVALPAGSGATPDAAAAPEVAARANVTPGHYVGTFNIYGNIGHRGDAGDWIKEEADAIRAVGRGDMGRWLFIGLQEVCEAQGERFARELGLRSAFIDTGTDCADGQPYGNAILFHSATRILPPALLPNTDNRGGERGIICAVVRAAGHQGPTGPQVTACSTHLTVGETKDREREAQAAFIRRGWKPDGTHPLGTDGPLVIAGDLNAAPDAPELDVMYDGIEASGPRESEPPYAFPTYEDGRKLDYLFVWGARGAARWADTGTRPTAHSDHDFYYSELSMGIG; encoded by the coding sequence ATGACAACGCGTCGTACGAGGAGACGCGGCGGGGCCAGGGCAATTGTGCTGGCCCTGTTGTGCGTTCTGGTGGCACTTCCCGCGGGCAGCGGTGCCACCCCCGACGCGGCCGCCGCACCCGAAGTCGCCGCCCGGGCGAACGTCACCCCGGGCCACTACGTCGGCACCTTCAACATCTACGGAAACATCGGCCATCGAGGCGACGCCGGCGACTGGATCAAGGAAGAAGCCGACGCCATCAGGGCTGTTGGGCGCGGCGACATGGGCCGCTGGCTGTTCATCGGCCTCCAGGAGGTCTGCGAGGCCCAGGGCGAGCGGTTCGCCCGGGAGTTGGGCCTGCGCAGCGCCTTCATCGACACCGGTACGGACTGCGCCGACGGCCAGCCGTACGGCAACGCCATCCTGTTCCACTCGGCCACGAGGATCCTGCCACCTGCCCTGCTGCCGAACACGGACAACAGGGGCGGGGAGCGGGGCATCATCTGCGCCGTCGTACGCGCTGCCGGACACCAGGGCCCCACGGGACCCCAAGTCACCGCGTGCAGCACGCACTTGACCGTCGGCGAGACGAAGGACCGCGAACGGGAGGCCCAGGCCGCGTTCATCCGCCGCGGCTGGAAACCGGACGGCACGCACCCGCTGGGTACGGACGGCCCGCTCGTCATCGCCGGTGACCTCAACGCCGCGCCCGACGCACCGGAGTTGGACGTCATGTACGACGGCATCGAGGCGAGCGGCCCCCGCGAGTCGGAGCCGCCGTACGCCTTTCCGACCTACGAGGACGGCCGCAAGCTCGACTACCTGTTCGTGTGGGGAGCGCGCGGCGCCGCTCGCTGGGCCGA
- a CDS encoding phospholipid carrier-dependent glycosyltransferase, which yields MSAPRITGLDGDEHTAPDLPTPTATGGWPGRTDGLKRFLRHRRSLYVLAVVALLAQMAFAMVTTAVQQTPTIDEPVYVATAEVYLKEHSLRYNPEHPPLGKLIIASGLVFTDAHLDSGFVGSQMALGRSVLYESGNDPERILLWARLPVIGLTLLFGLVVLAFARDLTGPAGGLVALALYAFSPDVIANGSLATLDVPAAGFLLTSVWLLWRARQRPYLFLPLAGVALGAAVATKMSMLAVVPVLMLLAVLSYSCARRTPGLDARERMRVLAYGAAAAVGMALVAVAVVWATYLVVDPRLRWAQPENVPDIRGMRGRIAAWLPFPEAYRDGMRIQFGFEYDIWQGFLFGRLYEGSLWYYLPAALLVKTPLGMLALWLAGAVAVLALRRLRPAAPYVLVPAGLLLAVSMNGARDLGVRYAIFVPMFAAVAAAGVTLLRRRWVYGVTAALVCFVAVSSLRTFPYYLPYSNEAFGGPSKTHLRLHDSNVDWGQDLGRLGDRLQRDHPGQRVWLVYKGAGVPSYYGINAANPLKAPLGEVHGLLVVSNSSAAKADGRLAALLDTSTPFADVGHSITLYRRR from the coding sequence ATGAGCGCGCCGCGGATCACCGGGCTCGACGGTGACGAGCACACCGCGCCCGACCTGCCCACACCGACGGCAACGGGCGGGTGGCCAGGCAGAACCGATGGACTCAAGCGCTTTCTGCGGCACCGGCGTTCGCTGTACGTGCTGGCCGTCGTCGCGCTCCTCGCCCAGATGGCGTTCGCGATGGTCACCACGGCCGTCCAGCAGACCCCGACCATCGACGAGCCCGTTTACGTGGCCACGGCCGAGGTCTACCTCAAGGAGCACAGCCTCCGTTACAACCCCGAACACCCGCCCCTGGGCAAGCTGATCATCGCCTCCGGGCTGGTGTTCACCGACGCGCACCTCGACTCCGGCTTCGTCGGCAGCCAGATGGCCCTGGGGCGCAGCGTGCTGTACGAGTCGGGCAACGACCCGGAGCGGATCCTGCTGTGGGCCCGGCTCCCGGTGATCGGGCTGACGCTGCTGTTCGGACTCGTCGTCCTCGCGTTCGCCCGCGATCTCACCGGCCCGGCGGGCGGGTTGGTGGCCCTCGCCCTGTACGCGTTCTCACCGGACGTCATCGCGAACGGATCGCTGGCCACGCTCGACGTGCCCGCGGCCGGCTTCCTGCTCACCTCCGTCTGGCTCCTGTGGCGGGCACGGCAACGGCCGTACCTTTTCCTCCCCCTCGCCGGGGTGGCGCTGGGCGCGGCCGTGGCCACCAAGATGAGCATGCTCGCGGTGGTTCCGGTCCTGATGCTGCTGGCCGTCCTGTCGTACTCGTGCGCCCGCAGGACACCGGGGCTCGACGCACGCGAACGGATGCGCGTCCTCGCGTACGGCGCCGCGGCCGCCGTCGGCATGGCCCTCGTGGCGGTCGCCGTCGTATGGGCCACCTACCTCGTCGTCGACCCGCGGCTGCGCTGGGCACAGCCCGAGAACGTGCCGGACATCCGCGGGATGCGCGGCCGCATCGCCGCGTGGCTGCCGTTCCCGGAGGCCTACCGGGACGGCATGCGCATCCAGTTCGGCTTCGAGTACGACATCTGGCAGGGCTTCCTGTTCGGCCGCCTGTACGAGGGCTCGCTCTGGTACTACCTGCCGGCCGCGCTCCTGGTGAAGACACCGCTCGGCATGCTCGCCCTGTGGCTCGCCGGCGCCGTCGCGGTCCTGGCACTGCGTCGGCTGCGGCCCGCGGCACCGTACGTACTCGTCCCCGCGGGCCTGCTCCTGGCCGTGTCCATGAACGGCGCCCGCGACCTCGGCGTCCGGTACGCGATCTTCGTACCGATGTTCGCGGCGGTCGCAGCCGCCGGGGTCACGCTCCTGCGCCGCCGGTGGGTGTACGGCGTGACGGCCGCGCTGGTGTGCTTCGTGGCCGTCAGTTCACTGCGGACGTTTCCGTACTATCTGCCGTACTCCAACGAGGCGTTCGGCGGGCCGTCCAAGACCCATCTGCGGCTGCACGACTCGAACGTCGACTGGGGCCAGGACCTCGGCCGCCTCGGTGATCGCCTCCAGCGTGACCATCCGGGGCAGCGGGTGTGGCTCGTCTACAAGGGCGCGGGTGTGCCCTCCTACTACGGAATCAACGCGGCCAACCCGCTCAAGGCCCCGCTGGGCGAGGTGCACGGGCTGCTCGTCGTGTCCAACTCCTCGGCGGCCAAGGCGGACGGGCGGCTGGCCGCGCTGCTCGACACCAGCACACCGTTCGCCGACGTCGGCCACTCGATCACGCTCTACCGACGCCGCTGA